A single region of the Streptococcus macedonicus ACA-DC 198 genome encodes:
- a CDS encoding Aminopeptidase YpdF (MP-, MA-, MS-, AP-, NP-specific), with amino-acid sequence MLARIERFEAKLNQSEVDAFLVTGQNNIYYLTGFWGTSATVFISKSRRLFVTDARYTLIAKQSVQGFDIIESRDALQEIVKVIQADNLKKIGFDSQVSFAYYQTLQGVFAGYDLVAMTNFMEKLRMIKDASEIATIRKACSISDRAFTDVLDFIKAGQTTELQVANFLDFRMREYGASGVSFETIAASGYRSAMPHGVASEKVIQSGETLTLDFGCYYNHYVSDMTRTIHIGETTDEEREIYDVVLRANQAVIDSVKAGMTRRDYDKLARDVIAKAGYAEQFTHGIGHGIGLDIHEIPFFGNSDELVEVGMTITDEPGIYLDNKYGVRIEDDLVVTENGCEVLTLAPKELIVL; translated from the coding sequence ATGTTAGCGAGGATTGAGAGATTTGAGGCTAAGTTGAATCAATCAGAGGTTGATGCGTTTTTGGTGACTGGTCAAAATAATATTTATTATTTGACAGGGTTCTGGGGAACGTCAGCAACTGTTTTTATTTCTAAAAGTCGTCGGTTGTTTGTGACGGATGCTCGTTATACCTTGATTGCTAAACAGTCTGTTCAAGGATTTGACATCATTGAAAGTAGAGATGCTCTCCAAGAAATTGTTAAGGTGATTCAGGCGGATAATCTAAAGAAAATTGGTTTTGATAGCCAAGTATCTTTTGCTTATTATCAGACTTTGCAGGGGGTGTTTGCAGGTTATGATTTGGTAGCTATGACGAATTTTATGGAAAAATTGCGCATGATTAAAGATGCTTCTGAAATTGCGACGATTCGTAAGGCTTGTTCGATTTCTGACCGCGCATTTACAGATGTGCTTGATTTCATCAAAGCTGGTCAGACGACTGAACTGCAAGTGGCTAATTTTCTTGATTTTCGTATGCGAGAATATGGCGCCTCTGGTGTGTCTTTTGAAACCATTGCAGCTTCTGGTTACCGCTCTGCCATGCCTCACGGCGTAGCCAGTGAGAAAGTCATCCAATCTGGTGAAACTTTGACACTTGATTTTGGTTGCTACTACAACCATTACGTCAGCGATATGACACGTACTATTCATATCGGTGAGACGACTGATGAGGAGCGTGAAATTTATGACGTAGTTTTACGTGCTAATCAAGCGGTGATTGATTCGGTCAAAGCAGGAATGACACGCCGTGATTACGATAAATTGGCGCGTGATGTGATTGCAAAAGCGGGATATGCTGAGCAATTCACGCACGGTATTGGACACGGTATTGGGCTTGATATTCATGAAATTCCGTTCTTTGGCAATTCAGATGAGTTGGTTGAAGTTGGTATGACGATTACGGATGAACCAGGAATTTACCTTGATAACAAATACGGTGTCCGTATCGAAGATGACTTGGTTGTGACAGAAAATGGCTGCGAAGTCTTAACCTTAGCACCAAAAGAATTGATTGTGTTGTAG
- a CDS encoding Transposase, with protein MQKRYSKEFKETLIDFYHSGQSVTQLSKEYSVSPATIYKWIDLYSKSNESSVSKADFLELKRQLAKVKEERDILKKVLTIFAEKKK; from the coding sequence ATGCAAAAACGATACTCAAAAGAATTTAAAGAAACCCTTATTGACTTCTATCATTCTGGGCAATCCGTTACACAGCTTTCTAAAGAATACAGCGTGTCTCCTGCAACAATTTATAAATGGATCGACCTCTACTCTAAGTCTAATGAAAGCTCAGTTTCTAAAGCTGATTTTCTAGAATTAAAAAGACAACTAGCAAAAGTTAAGGAAGAACGAGACATCTTAAAAAAAGTATTGACCATATTCGCCGAGAAAAAGAAGTGA
- the ssb1 gene encoding Single-stranded DNA-binding protein 1 has product MINNVVLVGRMTRDAELRYTPSNQAVATFTLAVNRNFKNQNGEREADFINCVIWRQQAENLSNWAKKGTLIGVTGRIQTRNYENQQGQRVYVTEIVADDFQILESRATREGQSGGFNNNNSSFGGSSNGGGFSSQSSQSQTPNFGRDESPFGNSNPMDISDDDLPF; this is encoded by the coding sequence ATGATTAATAATGTAGTACTTGTCGGTCGCATGACCCGTGATGCAGAACTCCGTTACACACCATCTAATCAAGCCGTTGCCACATTTACACTTGCTGTAAACCGCAACTTTAAAAATCAAAATGGTGAACGTGAAGCTGATTTTATTAACTGTGTGATTTGGCGCCAACAGGCAGAAAATCTGTCTAACTGGGCTAAAAAAGGCACATTGATTGGTGTTACAGGTCGTATCCAGACTCGTAATTATGAAAATCAACAAGGTCAACGTGTTTATGTAACAGAGATTGTTGCAGATGATTTCCAAATCTTGGAAAGCCGTGCTACACGTGAAGGTCAATCAGGTGGATTCAACAATAACAATTCATCATTTGGTGGCTCATCAAACGGTGGTGGATTCTCATCGCAATCTTCACAATCACAAACACCTAACTTTGGTCGTGATGAAAGCCCATTTGGCAATTCAAATCCAATGGACATTTCAGATGACGATCTTCCATTCTAA
- the corA gene encoding Magnesium and cobalt transport protein CorA has product MEQMFLSTALEFKEINTFQPGAWINLVNPSQEEIVKLSEQFNIDITDLRAPLDLEETSRIAVEDDYTLIIVDVPTYEERNNKSYYVTIPLGIIVTDNAVITTCLQELTLFDNFFNRRVKNFYTFMKTRFVFQLLYRNAELFLTALRSIDRQSDRIEAELENATRNEQLIDMMELEKSIVYLKASLKFNERIVKKLSSSTSSLKKYTKDEDLLEDTLIETQQAIEMAGIYENVLNAMTEATASIINNNQNTIMKTLALMTMALDIPTVIFSAYGMNFQNNWLPLNGLPYAFWYIVFIAAAMSAIVVIYFFRKKWF; this is encoded by the coding sequence ATGGAACAAATGTTTCTATCAACAGCGTTAGAATTTAAAGAAATCAATACATTCCAGCCCGGCGCTTGGATTAATTTGGTCAACCCCTCCCAGGAAGAAATTGTCAAATTATCTGAGCAATTCAATATTGATATTACAGACCTTCGTGCACCACTCGACCTTGAAGAAACATCACGTATTGCTGTTGAAGATGATTATACATTGATTATCGTCGATGTGCCAACCTATGAAGAACGTAATAACAAAAGTTACTATGTCACTATTCCGCTCGGTATTATCGTGACAGATAACGCTGTTATCACAACGTGTTTGCAAGAATTGACGCTTTTTGATAACTTTTTCAATCGTCGTGTGAAAAACTTTTACACATTCATGAAAACACGTTTTGTATTCCAATTGCTTTATCGTAATGCAGAGCTATTCCTAACAGCCCTTCGTTCTATCGACCGTCAAAGCGACCGAATCGAAGCTGAATTGGAAAACGCCACACGTAATGAGCAATTGATTGACATGATGGAGTTGGAAAAATCTATCGTCTATTTGAAAGCCTCATTGAAATTCAACGAACGTATTGTTAAAAAACTTTCGAGTAGTACCAGTTCTTTGAAAAAATATACCAAAGATGAAGATTTGCTTGAAGATACCCTGATTGAAACGCAACAGGCGATTGAGATGGCTGGCATTTATGAAAATGTCTTGAACGCCATGACAGAAGCAACTGCTTCAATTATCAACAACAATCAGAATACCATCATGAAAACCTTGGCATTAATGACCATGGCTTTGGATATTCCAACCGTTATCTTCTCAGCTTATGGCATGAACTTTCAAAATAACTGGTTACCACTAAATGGTCTACCATACGCCTTTTGGTACATTGTCTTTATCGCCGCTGCTATGAGCGCCATCGTTGTTATCTATTTCTTTAGAAAGAAATGGTTTTAA
- the comEB gene encoding dCMP deaminase; Late competence protein ComEB: MTDRLSWEDYFMANAELISKRSTCDRAFVGAVLVKDNRIIATGYNGGVSETDNCNEVGHKMEDGHCIRTVHAEMNALIQCAKEGISTKGIKIYVTHFPCINCTKALLQAGIKKITYKTAYRMHPFAIELMEQKGVEYVQHDVPEVRLGMAD, from the coding sequence ATGACTGATAGACTTTCTTGGGAAGATTATTTTATGGCAAATGCGGAGCTGATTTCTAAGCGTTCGACTTGTGATCGTGCTTTTGTTGGTGCTGTTTTGGTGAAAGATAATCGCATTATCGCAACTGGTTACAACGGTGGTGTGTCAGAAACTGACAATTGTAATGAAGTTGGGCATAAAATGGAGGACGGACATTGTATCCGCACCGTTCATGCTGAAATGAACGCACTCATTCAGTGTGCTAAGGAAGGCATTTCAACCAAAGGTATAAAAATTTACGTCACACATTTTCCATGTATCAACTGTACCAAGGCGCTGCTTCAAGCAGGAATAAAAAAAATTACTTATAAGACTGCTTATCGAATGCATCCATTTGCTATCGAATTAATGGAACAAAAAGGTGTTGAATATGTTCAACATGACGTTCCAGAAGTAAGGCTTGGTATGGCTGACTAA
- a CDS encoding Integral membrane protein has product MDLTNLTKKNQEFIHIATNQLIQDGKSDVEIKAILEEVLPTIVENQKKGLTARALFGAPTVWAASFTEKASDKKAEQTAKNDNPWLMWLDTSLLFIGVVALLNAVIGFFNSTTTSSGLLSLLALGFGGGAAMYATYHFIYRHSGKPKSKRPGWAKTILVLVLAMLGWVLLYTATAFLPAVINPQLPAIVMLIIGAAALLGRYFLQKKYNILNAMSPQQ; this is encoded by the coding sequence ATGGATTTAACTAATCTTACTAAAAAGAATCAAGAATTTATTCACATTGCTACTAATCAATTGATTCAAGATGGCAAATCTGATGTTGAAATCAAAGCGATTTTAGAAGAAGTTTTACCAACAATCGTTGAAAATCAGAAAAAAGGTTTGACTGCGCGCGCTCTTTTCGGAGCACCTACCGTTTGGGCTGCTTCATTTACTGAAAAAGCTTCAGACAAGAAAGCTGAGCAAACTGCCAAAAATGATAATCCTTGGTTAATGTGGCTCGATACATCACTTCTTTTCATTGGTGTTGTTGCTCTTCTTAATGCTGTCATTGGTTTCTTCAATTCAACGACAACAAGTTCTGGCTTGCTTTCATTGCTTGCCCTTGGTTTTGGTGGTGGTGCTGCTATGTATGCCACTTATCACTTCATCTATCGCCATTCTGGTAAACCAAAAAGCAAACGTCCAGGTTGGGCTAAAACTATCTTGGTGCTCGTTTTAGCAATGCTTGGTTGGGTTCTCCTTTACACTGCAACAGCATTCTTGCCAGCAGTTATCAACCCACAATTACCAGCCATCGTTATGTTAATAATTGGTGCAGCTGCACTTCTCGGACGTTATTTCCTTCAAAAGAAATATAATATCCTTAATGCCATGTCACCACAACAATAA
- the rpsR gene encoding SSU ribosomal protein S18p encodes MAQQRRGGFKRRKKVDYIAANKIEYVDYKDTELLSRFVSERGKILPRRVTGTSAKNQRKVTKAIKRARVMALMPFVNED; translated from the coding sequence ATGGCTCAACAACGTCGTGGCGGATTCAAACGCCGTAAAAAAGTTGATTACATCGCAGCTAACAAAATTGAATATGTTGATTACAAAGATACTGAGCTTCTTAGCCGTTTCGTTTCAGAACGTGGTAAAATTCTTCCACGTCGCGTAACTGGAACTTCAGCTAAAAACCAACGTAAAGTAACAAAAGCTATCAAACGCGCTCGCGTTATGGCTCTTATGCCATTCGTAAACGAAGACTAA
- the nusB gene encoding Transcription termination protein NusB, whose protein sequence is MTNNFTNSRRDLRERAFQALFSLEFGGEYLAAVQFAYTYDKTIEEDDTIDVPVFLLNLVKGVQDFQSEIDQQIETHLKSGWLLERLTLTDRTLLRLGLYEIKYFEETPGRVAVNEIIEIAKKYSDDTSAKFVNGLLSQFVVE, encoded by the coding sequence ATGACTAATAATTTTACAAATTCGAGACGAGACCTTCGTGAACGTGCTTTCCAAGCGCTCTTTAGCCTAGAATTTGGTGGAGAATATTTAGCAGCCGTACAATTTGCTTACACTTATGACAAGACAATCGAAGAAGACGATACTATTGATGTTCCTGTCTTTCTTTTAAATCTTGTTAAAGGCGTACAAGATTTCCAATCTGAAATCGACCAACAAATTGAAACACATTTGAAGTCAGGCTGGTTATTAGAACGTTTGACACTAACTGACAGAACCTTGCTTCGCTTGGGGCTTTACGAAATCAAATATTTCGAAGAAACTCCAGGACGTGTAGCGGTAAATGAAATCATCGAAATTGCTAAAAAGTATTCAGATGACACTTCAGCAAAATTTGTCAATGGCTTGTTGAGCCAATTTGTCGTAGAATAA
- a CDS encoding Predicted transcriptional regulator, producing the protein MEEIQVHLDKMLKLRNITSKELAEKVGITEANLSILKTGKAKGVRFNTLMNICRELDCQPGDILKYRRD; encoded by the coding sequence ATGGAAGAAATACAAGTACATTTGGATAAAATGCTCAAGTTGAGAAATATAACCTCCAAAGAATTGGCTGAAAAAGTTGGGATAACTGAGGCGAATTTATCGATTTTAAAGACTGGAAAGGCAAAAGGTGTTAGGTTTAATACGTTGATGAATATTTGCCGCGAATTAGACTGTCAACCAGGAGATATTTTAAAATATAGGAGAGACTAA
- the uvrA gene encoding Excinuclease ABC subunit A — MQDKLIIRGARAHNLKNVNVEIPRDKLVVVTGLSGSGKSSLAFDTIYAEGQRRYVESLSAYARMFLGNMEKPDVDSIEGLSPAISIDQKTTSKNPRSTVGTTTEINDYLRLLYARVGTPYCINGHGAITASSVEQIVDQVLELPERTRMQILAPVVRRKKGQHKTIFDRIQKDGYVRVRVDGEIFDISEVPELSKSKMHNIEIVVDRLINKDGIRSRLFDSVEAALRLADGYVIIDTMDGIELLFSEHYSCPVCGFTVPELEPRLFSFNAPFGSCPTCDGLGSKLEVDLDLVIPDRSKTLREGALAPWNPISSNYYPAMLEQAMTSFGIDMDTPFENLTEEEQNLVLYGSGEREFHFHYINDFGGERNIDLPFEGVVNNIDRRYHETNSDFTRNVMRGYMNELPCATCHGYRLNNQALCVRVGGENGLNIGQVSDLSVADHLELLTHLELSENEKTIATPIVKEIKDRLTFLNNVGLNYLTLSRSAGTLSGGESQRIRLATQIGSNLSGVLYILDEPSIGLHQRDNDRLISSLKKMRDLGNTLIVVEHDEDTMRQADWLIDVGPGAGDFGGQIVASGTPEDVAKNKKSITGQYLSGAKEIPVPLERRKGNGRVLGVKGASENNLQNIDVTFPLGKFIAVTGVSGSGKSTLVNSILKKAVAQKLNRNSAKPGKHKALEGIENIERLIDIDQSPIGRTPRSNPATYTGVFDDIRDLFAKTNEAKIRGYKKGRFSFNVKGGRCEACSGDGIIKIEMHFLPDVYVPCEVCHGTRYNSETLEVHYKDKNIAEILDMTVNDAVEFFAPIPKIARKLQTIKDVGLGYVTLGQPATTLSGGEAQRMKLASELHKRSTGKSLYILDEPTTGLHTDDIARLLKVLQRFVDDGNTVLVIEHNLDVIKTADHIIDLGPEGGVGGGQIVATGTPEEVAKVKESFTGQYLKDKLK; from the coding sequence ATGCAAGATAAATTAATTATTCGTGGGGCACGTGCCCACAATTTAAAAAATGTCAATGTTGAAATTCCGCGGGATAAGTTAGTTGTTGTGACTGGTTTGTCTGGTTCGGGAAAGTCAAGTTTAGCATTTGATACGATTTATGCAGAAGGGCAACGTCGTTATGTAGAAAGCTTGTCAGCTTATGCCCGCATGTTTCTTGGAAATATGGAAAAACCTGATGTGGATTCGATTGAGGGTCTTAGTCCAGCGATTTCCATTGACCAAAAAACAACTAGTAAAAACCCTCGCTCTACTGTAGGGACAACGACAGAAATCAATGATTATCTGCGCCTTTTGTATGCTCGTGTGGGTACGCCATACTGTATCAATGGGCATGGTGCCATTACGGCATCGTCTGTTGAGCAAATTGTTGACCAAGTTTTGGAATTGCCAGAACGGACGCGAATGCAGATTTTAGCACCAGTTGTGCGTCGTAAAAAAGGACAACACAAGACGATTTTTGACCGTATTCAAAAAGATGGTTATGTGCGTGTACGCGTGGATGGCGAGATTTTCGACATTTCAGAAGTTCCTGAGTTATCTAAGAGCAAAATGCACAATATCGAAATCGTTGTTGACCGTTTGATTAATAAAGACGGTATCCGTTCGCGCTTGTTTGATTCAGTGGAAGCTGCGCTTCGATTGGCTGATGGTTATGTGATTATTGATACTATGGATGGTATTGAATTGCTCTTTTCAGAGCATTATTCATGTCCTGTTTGTGGTTTTACCGTTCCCGAATTGGAACCACGTCTTTTTTCATTTAATGCACCGTTTGGTTCATGCCCAACCTGTGATGGCTTGGGAAGCAAATTGGAAGTCGATTTGGATTTGGTGATTCCTGATCGTAGTAAAACTCTTCGTGAAGGGGCTTTAGCACCGTGGAATCCAATCTCATCTAACTATTACCCAGCCATGCTAGAACAAGCCATGACTTCTTTTGGTATTGATATGGATACACCATTTGAAAATTTGACAGAAGAAGAACAAAACTTGGTCTTGTATGGCTCAGGCGAGCGTGAATTCCATTTCCACTATATCAATGACTTTGGTGGTGAACGTAATATCGACCTTCCGTTTGAGGGAGTCGTCAATAATATTGACCGTCGTTATCATGAAACAAATAGTGACTTTACACGTAATGTTATGCGTGGTTACATGAATGAATTGCCATGTGCAACTTGTCATGGTTATCGTTTAAATAATCAAGCACTTTGTGTTCGTGTTGGTGGCGAAAATGGCTTAAATATTGGGCAAGTGTCTGATTTGTCAGTTGCTGACCACTTGGAACTTTTAACTCACCTCGAACTCTCTGAAAATGAAAAGACGATTGCAACGCCGATTGTTAAGGAAATCAAAGACCGTCTGACCTTCTTAAATAATGTTGGCTTGAATTATTTGACCTTGTCGCGTTCTGCGGGGACTTTATCTGGTGGTGAAAGTCAGCGTATTCGCTTGGCAACGCAAATTGGTTCAAACCTATCAGGTGTCCTTTATATTTTGGATGAACCTTCGATTGGGCTTCATCAACGTGACAATGACCGGTTGATTTCCAGCTTGAAAAAAATGCGTGATTTGGGCAACACCTTGATTGTCGTTGAACACGATGAAGATACCATGCGCCAAGCTGATTGGCTCATTGATGTCGGACCAGGTGCAGGTGATTTTGGTGGGCAAATTGTTGCCTCTGGAACGCCAGAAGATGTTGCCAAAAATAAAAAATCAATTACAGGGCAGTATTTGTCTGGAGCAAAAGAAATTCCTGTGCCACTAGAACGTCGTAAAGGAAATGGGCGCGTGCTTGGTGTCAAAGGTGCTTCTGAAAATAACCTGCAAAATATTGATGTGACTTTCCCACTTGGTAAATTCATTGCGGTGACAGGTGTTTCGGGTTCTGGAAAATCAACCTTGGTTAACAGTATTTTGAAAAAAGCTGTTGCTCAAAAATTGAATCGCAATTCTGCCAAACCTGGTAAACACAAGGCACTTGAGGGCATTGAAAACATTGAACGCTTGATTGACATTGACCAAAGCCCAATTGGTCGTACGCCGCGTTCAAATCCTGCAACTTACACAGGTGTTTTTGATGATATTCGTGACCTTTTTGCTAAGACCAATGAAGCTAAGATTCGTGGATACAAAAAAGGACGTTTCTCATTTAACGTCAAAGGTGGACGTTGCGAGGCTTGCTCTGGTGACGGAATTATCAAGATTGAAATGCACTTCTTGCCAGATGTTTACGTACCTTGTGAGGTTTGTCATGGCACACGTTATAACAGTGAAACGCTTGAAGTTCATTACAAAGACAAAAATATCGCTGAAATTCTTGATATGACAGTCAATGATGCAGTTGAATTCTTTGCACCAATCCCTAAAATCGCACGCAAATTGCAAACTATCAAAGACGTTGGACTTGGTTATGTCACTCTTGGACAACCAGCCACAACGCTGTCTGGTGGTGAAGCACAGCGTATGAAATTGGCGAGTGAACTTCACAAACGCTCAACCGGTAAGAGCCTTTATATCCTTGATGAACCAACGACAGGACTTCACACAGATGACATTGCTCGTCTGCTTAAAGTCCTTCAACGCTTCGTGGACGATGGAAACACCGTGCTTGTCATTGAACACAATCTTGATGTGATTAAGACAGCTGACCACATTATCGACCTTGGACCAGAAGGCGGTGTCGGTGGTGGACAAATCGTTGCCACAGGCACACCAGAAGAGGTCGCCAAAGTCAAAGAATCCTTCACAGGACAATATTTAAAAGACAAATTGAAATAA
- the rpsF gene encoding SSU ribosomal protein S6p, translated as MAKYEILYIIRPNIEEEAKNALVARFDSILTDNGATVVESKDWEKRRLAYEIQDFREGLYHVINVEAEDATALNEFDRLSKINGDILRHMIVKLDA; from the coding sequence ATGGCTAAATACGAAATTCTTTATATCATTCGTCCAAACATTGAAGAAGAAGCTAAAAACGCTTTGGTAGCACGCTTTGACTCTATCTTGACAGACAACGGTGCAACTGTTGTTGAATCAAAAGATTGGGAAAAACGCCGTCTTGCATACGAAATCCAAGATTTCCGTGAAGGACTTTACCACGTTATCAACGTTGAAGCAGAAGATGCAACAGCTCTTAACGAGTTTGACCGTCTTTCAAAAATCAACGGTGACATTCTTCGTCATATGATCGTTAAACTTGACGCGTAA
- a CDS encoding Alkaline shock protein: MTTENIGDIVISPRVLEVITGIAATKVDGVHSLRNKAMTDSFSKTVLGKGVYLQTEEDGTVNADIYVYLQYGVNVPAVSIAIQQAVKAAVYDMAEVTISSVNIHVEGIVPEKTPKPDLKALFDEDFLDD; encoded by the coding sequence ATGACAACTGAAAATATCGGTGATATTGTTATTTCACCACGAGTACTAGAAGTTATCACAGGTATTGCTGCAACAAAAGTCGATGGCGTTCATTCACTTCGTAATAAAGCTATGACAGACAGTTTCAGCAAAACAGTTTTAGGTAAAGGTGTTTACCTTCAAACAGAAGAAGACGGTACAGTTAATGCAGATATTTACGTTTATCTTCAATACGGTGTTAATGTTCCTGCTGTCTCAATCGCAATCCAACAAGCTGTTAAAGCAGCTGTTTACGATATGGCAGAAGTAACGATTTCATCTGTTAATATTCACGTTGAAGGTATCGTTCCTGAAAAAACACCAAAACCAGATTTGAAAGCATTGTTTGATGAGGATTTCTTGGATGACTAA
- the efp gene encoding Translation elongation factor P — MIEASKLRAGMTFVTSDGKLIKVLEASHHKPGKGNTVMRMKLRDVRTGSTFDTTYRPEEKFEQAIIETRAAQYLYKMDDTAYFMDTESYEQYEIPVVNIEQELLYILENSEVKIQFYGTEVIGVTVPTTVELTVTDTQPSIKGATVTGSGKPATLETGLVVNVPDFIEIGQKLVINTQEGTYLSRA; from the coding sequence ATGATTGAAGCAAGTAAACTTAGGGCAGGTATGACTTTCGTAACATCTGATGGAAAACTCATCAAAGTTCTCGAAGCAAGTCACCACAAACCAGGTAAAGGTAACACTGTTATGCGTATGAAACTTCGTGATGTACGTACTGGTTCAACTTTTGACACTACTTATCGTCCAGAAGAAAAATTTGAACAAGCAATCATCGAAACACGTGCTGCACAATACCTTTACAAAATGGATGACACAGCATACTTCATGGATACTGAAAGCTACGAACAATATGAAATTCCAGTTGTTAACATAGAACAAGAATTGCTTTACATCCTTGAAAACTCTGAAGTTAAAATCCAATTCTACGGTACAGAAGTTATCGGTGTGACTGTTCCTACAACAGTTGAATTGACAGTTACTGACACTCAACCATCAATCAAAGGGGCTACTGTTACTGGTTCAGGTAAACCTGCAACTCTTGAAACAGGTCTTGTTGTCAACGTACCAGACTTCATCGAAATCGGTCAAAAATTGGTGATTAATACGCAAGAAGGTACTTACCTATCACGTGCCTAA
- the scrR gene encoding Sucrose operon repressor ScrR, LacI family: MVAKLTDVAELAGVSPTTVSRVINNKGYLSEKTKQKVQEAMKTLGYKPNNLARGLQGKSAQLIGLIFPNISNIFYSELIEYLEIELFKHGYKAIICNNQNDPAKEREYLEMLEANQVDGIISSSHNLGIDDYEHVGAPIITFDRNLAPNAPIISSDNFEGGKLAARTLQKNGCENIIMITGNDNTDSPTGLRALGFSFQIPDGKIFKVPNNLSTIRREMEIKSIIASNKPDGIFVSDDLTAILTMKIAHQLELNIPEDLKIIGYDGTSFIENFFPQLTTIRQPIDEIASLIVDVLLKKIKGEKTSKDYILPISLLPGGSI; the protein is encoded by the coding sequence ATGGTAGCAAAACTAACAGATGTCGCTGAATTAGCTGGTGTTAGCCCAACAACCGTTTCACGCGTTATTAATAATAAAGGCTATTTGTCAGAAAAGACAAAACAAAAAGTCCAAGAGGCTATGAAAACGCTAGGTTATAAACCTAACAATCTGGCTCGTGGACTTCAAGGAAAATCTGCTCAGCTTATTGGACTTATTTTCCCAAATATTAGCAATATCTTCTATTCTGAACTTATCGAATATCTTGAAATCGAATTATTCAAGCATGGTTACAAAGCTATCATTTGCAACAATCAAAACGACCCTGCCAAGGAACGTGAATACCTTGAAATGCTCGAAGCTAACCAAGTTGACGGTATCATCTCTTCTAGCCATAACCTCGGTATTGATGATTATGAACACGTTGGTGCACCCATTATCACTTTTGATAGAAATTTAGCTCCTAATGCCCCAATTATTTCTTCTGATAACTTCGAAGGTGGAAAATTAGCTGCTAGAACACTCCAGAAAAATGGCTGTGAAAACATCATCATGATTACAGGGAATGACAACACCGATTCGCCGACGGGCCTACGTGCACTTGGTTTTTCTTTCCAAATTCCAGACGGCAAGATTTTCAAAGTTCCTAATAACTTATCGACAATTCGCCGTGAAATGGAAATCAAGTCAATCATCGCAAGCAATAAACCTGACGGCATCTTTGTTTCAGATGACTTAACAGCTATTCTTACGATGAAAATCGCGCACCAGCTTGAGTTAAATATTCCTGAAGATTTGAAGATTATCGGTTATGATGGGACATCATTTATTGAGAATTTCTTCCCACAATTGACAACCATTCGACAACCAATTGATGAAATCGCAAGCCTAATCGTGGATGTTCTGTTAAAGAAAATCAAAGGCGAAAAGACAAGCAAAGATTACATTTTACCAATATCACTTCTACCTGGCGGAAGTATTTAA